The stretch of DNA TGGCTTAAGGAAGGGGATGCATGTACTAAGTTTTTCTTCAATTCTGTGCGTGAGAGATATAAACGAAATTACATCTTTGGACTACGACAAGATAATGGTGATTGGTGTTTTACACAAGCTGGCATTGCTTCTTTATTTCAAAATTATTTTGAAGATATTTATGAATCCTCGGTCACTCATGATTGTTTTGAAGATTATCTCCAGCAGTATGAACCTGTCTTTAAGAAGCTCTGTTTCAAATTAGCTAGTGACCAACATGATAACTTGGCAAAACCGTTTACTAGAAAGGAAGTACATACTGCGGTTTTTCAAATGGGACCTACCAAGTCGCCTGGGCCAGATGGCATACCAGCTTTGTTTTTCCAACGGTATTGGTTTCATATTAAAACTGAAATTACGAATGCAGTTCTCTTAATGTTGAATACTGGAAATATTCTTAAAGAATTCAATCGTACATCTATTACGCTGATTCCAAAGACGAATTGTCCGGAGAAAGTAGAGCAATTTCGACCAATCAGTCTCTGCAATGTGATTATGAGAATTGTCTCTAAATGTATCGCAAATCGACTTAAGCGTATCATGCCTGATCTTGTGGGTCAATACCAGAATGGCTTTGTACCTGGTCGATCCATTACTGATAAcatccttatttcccatgaattaTTCCATTATATTTCCACAAAGAAAACGGGAAAGCATGGTGTTATGGCTCTGAAAGTGGATATGAGTAAAGCCTATGATAGGTTACGATGGAATTTTATTCACGCTACTCTTCTGCATATGGGCTTTCCAAGTCATATTATCTCACTAATTATGAAGACTATACAAACGGTATCCTATGAAGTTATAATTAATGGTACACCAGGGGGTGCTTTTCGGCCAAAAACTAGTATTCGTCAAGGAGACCCTTTATCACCTTATCTGTTTGCGTTGGCTACGGAGGTTCTCTCCCAGCTTCTTCTTCATGCTCAGGATTTACATCAACTGCAGGGGATAAGAGTGTGTAGGAGCGCACTGGCGGTCTCTCATCTTCTTTTTGCTGATGATTCCATATTTTTTACGACAGCTAACTCAGGGAATGCTTCCGTACTTCGACGTATTTTGGACTTATATTGCAAGTGTTCTGGGCAACGGATTAATGAGGCAAAGTCGGCCATTACGTTTAGTCCTAATTGCACTTTGCGAAATAGTCGGGAATGTCTTAAAATCTTACGGGTCTCCGGGGGGAATCGTATGGGTTCCTATTTGGGATTGCCTACTGACTTTGGCAATAGTAAGAAGGAGATTTTTGCTCTAGTTTTTGAAAAAGTCCGCAAAAGGATTTTGAGCTGGAACAATAATTTCTTATCTGCTGCCGGTAGATTAACTCTTATTTGCTCTGTGCTATCTTCACTTTCCATTTACTCTCTATCTGCATTTAAAATGCTGGTAAGTGTGACATCGAAGATTGACTCTTTAATTTCACAATTCTGGTGGAGTGGTTGCAAGGCAGGCAAGGGGATCCATTGGAGTAGTAAGATATTCATTCAGTCGGTTAAGACAATGGGGGGACTTGGAATCCGTAATCTGGGTTGTCTAAATTTGAGTTTGCTTGCAAAGGTTGGATGGCGAATTTTATCTAAACCTGAAACGTTGATTAGTCGTGTATTGGGTACTAAATATCAGATCACGCCAACTTATGTTATGGCCCCAGGTCCTCTGCCCACTGCTTCTATGTCGTGGGGTGGTCGTGGAATTAAATGGGGTCTGAATTTATTAGCTGACAATCTTTCATGGCAAGTTGGATTTCCTTCTGCTCTTAATGTTTGGACGGATAAGTGGATTCATGGAGCGTCTTTGGGCACTTTATCTTCCCTTGATGCTGCTGCACTATTGCAGAAACCGACTTTGGACGTCTCCATACTTCAAACTGGTGAGGGGGAGTGGAATTACGATATGGTCCTTCAATTGTGTGGCCCTGATGTTTTGCCTCTTGTTCTTTCAACTGCTATTCCTCCTATGGATGAATCTGATACTTTATTTTGGACTCTCACAACTAATGGTGAGTACTCTATTAAAAGCGGCTATGCTCTAGCTTTTGATAAATTGTGGAATTCGAAGGCCACTATTAAGGATCAAACACGAATGGCACCTTCTTCTGTCAGGTTTTGTCAAAAACTTTGGCATCTACCTATTCAGAATAAGTGGAAAGTTTTTTTATGGAAGATTTTTTCGCACACCCTGCCATGTGGTGAGGAGTTCAGACGACGGGACTTTCCTGGGGATCATTGTTGTCTCTCTTGTCAGGCGCAAACACCAATCTTAGAGACTCTAAGCCATTTACTCCGTGATTGCTCTTTGGCTACTCGAATCTGGGCTTGCTGTCCTCTGGGTATCCGCAGTTATGTGGGAAATAACGTCTCCATACAGCAATGGATAATCAATTGGATTCAATTACTGCTGAAAACCACCGATTCACTGTCTTCTCTTTCGCTTTTCCTTAGTACCTTATGGCACATATGGTGTTTGCGGAATAGGGTGCTCTTCCAAAATGAGTCCATTGATTATCATGGGCTTTTTCAGGTGATAATGGTGGATGCTACTAATAATGAGCAAGTTGAGAGTAAGAAAGGGAATGGTAAGGACGGGTTTTCGACTTTGCATCAGGAGGATATGGATGGTGCTCTCCTCATACGGCATCATTTTCCGCACCCCTTGGTTGGTCCATCTATTTGTTCTGACCATGTTCGATTAAAGTGTGATGCTTCATGGAAGACAAATTTCAAGGCTACTGCGGGGTGGTTATTCCAAGACAAACATGGAGTAATCTTTCGCACAGGATGTAAGACTTTTTGGGCTAAGAACGCTCTTCAGGCTGAAGCAATGGCTTTGAAGTTCGCTTGCTCAGAAGCTATTTCGCTGGGTTTCCGACATCTTGATGCTACATCAGACTGTTTAAATTTGGTTCTTCAACTCAATGGCTATGGAGCTGCCACTCAAGACGTGTTACCTATTCTACGCTCTATTTCTTTATTGGCTTATACCTGCCATTGTTTTTCTCTTAGTCACTGTCCACGAAACCTTAATCGGATTCTTTACgctttatatatttatataaggcAGTAAGAATCTTTTTTTctttctgacaaaaaaaaaaaaaaaaaaaaaaagtacaaagaAAAGTCTTTAATCTCGAGCCGACTTTGAAAAATATTGTCGAATACTTtgaaaaaaccgggagaaagTAAACATTTTTGAGCAAAAAAAACCCATCTAATACATTACTCATATTTGTTCTTGGAAATTTTCCCCAGAAATTAGAAAGAGAATCAATTGAATTGATTGTATTTTCAGTTTAATATCTCTCATATGCCCGATTGCTCAATCCTTCTGGTATACTCTTGATCTTATCTCATCTTCCACTGTTTTTAATGGAATATGTTGCATAACTGTAgtattttagttgttttttttgtTGTAAACCGGGGTGTTCATGGTCGACAATAGCGATTATTTTAGTTGTTTGAAATGGGTATTTCAGAATTTTAATTGTAGCAAAGATATGAACAAGAATTATGAATTGGGTATTTGTTAGATGTGCAAAAGATTAGGAATTTAGATAGTGCATACCAACTGTTTGACGAAATTCCTGTGAGAAAATCATGATGTTTGGGgaaaatgtagctaaggtgaaaAAGGGTACAGTTGATAGAATTTCGGAACTCCCGGATTTCATTCTACATACTATTCTATTAATGCTTGGTACTAAAGAGAGGGGTCGTGCTTGTGTATTGTCTAAGAGGTGGTATGTTGCTTGGTCTTCCATTCCGGTTTTGTTTTTTCATTCTCGTTACTTTGAGGTAGATGAGGGTattggtggtgatgatgatgatgatgatgatgatgatgatgagagtgAGGATGGTACACTTGAACGTTATGTGGAGTTCGTACATAATACCATGCGAAGATACTTAATGCATGATTATAGAATAAGAAAAATGTACCTTGAGATTACTATAGATGATGAAAAGGTAGAAAGTTTGGTTGACAGATGGATAAAAGTTGCCGTGCTAAGCAAAATCGAGGAATTGGAAATTGAGGTTCATGGTGAAGTTGACTACATGCCGCCTGAGTTTCTGTTTTGTGCAAAGTCACTGAAGGTTTTGAAATGTCGAAATATTGTGCTACCGTATTATGAGATAATGGAGCTTGTCTCTCTCACACATTTAACATTAGAGCAGGTGTCTGTAAATGAGGATATGCTTGAAAGAATTATTTCTTCCTGCCCTTTGGTTGAATTAAATATTACACACGGATACCTTGATGAAGTTTCACTTCCTTGGACGAGAGACGTTGATGGAGGAGTCGAAGGTTATGGTAGTGGAATAGTGGGATCCAACCTCCAAACACATCCACTTCAAAAGTTTGTTTTTTGTAGTCTTTGTGAGGATGAGCCATGGCCTTGGAACATCAATGTGGTGGCATTGAAAAACTTGACAAAGCTTGAGTTTAATTGTGCTTCTATTACCGATAATGCTGTTTCTAAGCTGGCAAATGGGCTTATAGCGTTAGAAAGTTTAAAATTGGATTCATGCTTAAGGCTGAAATACGTTAACATCTCCAGCATTTCATTGAAGGAACTTCAAATTTCAGATTGCCCAGACTTCTTGAAGGTTGAATCTCTAGATTCTGATAGCCTAGAATTAATAAACGTTACAATTGACGCTCCTAACTTGGTCAGTTTTTCATACCACTGTAAGTTGGAGACCTCTCTATCGCTGATCAGAGGGCCAAATCTGTGTAATGCTAAGTTCTATCCAATGGTGACGGAATCTTTAACCACCGAGTGGTTCGTTGAGCTAAAAATGTTTCTCATGGAAACAAAGGTATTCAAATCTCTAAAGATGGACTTGTGTAACTCTCATCAGGTATGAATTTATGCCTATCTCTAAATTGTGTTGTGTCCAAAACTCCAAATGACTTAAAAACATAGTTGTATTGCGGTTGTGTATTTTTGAGTGGGTATTATATAATAAGTGGCGATTTTAGGATTTGTTCACATGGGTACAGTTACTGAACTAAGATCACGACAATGGAGTTTACGCTACAAAATATTGATGTTAAAACATAATTCTAGTAGTATGAATAAAACTTTTTTTTAGGGGTATGTGGGTCTACTGATCTATCTATGAAACTTGTGAAATCGTGTTATATAAACATTTGTGTTTTCTACGGTCTTCATCTTATGTTTTAATTCACTGCACGTTATTAACTATTGTGCCAACTAATTCAATTTGTTTTAGCAACAAGTCTTGCTGAAGAGGGGCAACATTTGGTCACGAGCTGAAGTTGGGTAAAATGTGACCCATTTAAGACGGAAATGTAACCATTTTTAGATAAAAAGTTACCAGATTAATTTTCTAAGCTACAACAGTTTGTCATTAAGATGGTCACATTTTGTTGTTCACGTGGCGACATTTGGTCCGTCTTCAGCTAGTGACGAaaagtgtccgtcttcaatgagaattgatGTTGTTTTAGAAGGTTTAGATAACTTTTTTTGAAAAAGATTTTGGAAAAGGGAGGCACAATTTCAAGGCAGTTGTTCTCACACTTAAATTTACTAAATTAGTAGGTTTAGATGCATGGAAAGAAAAAAGATTAATAATTTGAGCAAAATTGTAACGCAATGAATCGAACCACAAATCTCTTGGATGATGGATGAGCCTCTGACCTACAGCTGCACCATCGCTGGCTATTTGCTGCACCATCAGTAGTTCTCATACTATTGATTCTCAGTGCTTATTAGTTATACTTAAATTTTATTTCTTAACTGGATTAGGGTTGCAGGTGCACCCCTCAAAACCCCCTTGTATACACTCTTACCTTGTATAACGatggatgaaattaattaaattatgttgGCATTTATATAGATTGAGGTCGAACACAACCAACTGATGAACGCTGGTACCGGGCTACCTTGCACACTCAGACTGTTAACGCTTTGTGGAATAGGTGATCGGACTCTTACAGAATCTTCACTTGTGGCCTTTCTGAATGCGCTTTTTTGGTGCTGCCATCCTGATGTGCTAAGAATAAGAACAAATGTACAGAATTCGGCTTCTAAGGTATGCTATTATTGCATGGTGATATGTTACTTGTATTGAACTGATCCGTACCCTTTAAGTGAAAGAATAACACACTCGAATCTGAATTACCAAACCTTGaatgaaaacatatacaaaattACTAGGATTCAAATTGGCTAAACCCTTACCCGTCTCGAACTACCTAATTCCTAGGTCTATTTTTCGTTTTCTACTCCCTTAACTACTCCGCGACCGCCACCTTCACAATTCGTTTGTTTTGAATTTTATTACCCTAGTAACAATTATTCTCATTCCAAAATATATCCATTTATCTGGAATTATATGGGATGGATTGATTTCTATGTTAGTAAATTATAAAAGCCATTAAATAAATTCCTGTATCTTCGACCATTATCCGCTAATTTTATTCAATAACCCTCCTCCATATCATAAGTTCAGAACTCCTAGAATTCTTTGTTGATATTTTGGTTTATATGAATGTACATGTATGTGTAGGTAAAATGTGGCCCAAACGGAAATGGGTATATTTCGTACCTTGCCTTTTTACAGAGTAGTAAAAACAAGGAGAATATTATCCTGCATTTTTTTTACCATTCTTCAAACCTCAATCCTGAAAGTATTAGCCAAATTACATCCCTGCTAAATACTGCATTGTTTTCCGGACTGGA from Silene latifolia isolate original U9 population chromosome 10, ASM4854445v1, whole genome shotgun sequence encodes:
- the LOC141606209 gene encoding putative F-box/LRR-repeat protein At4g15060 encodes the protein MMFGENVAKVKKGTVDRISELPDFILHTILLMLGTKERGRACVLSKRWYVAWSSIPVLFFHSRYFEVDEGIGGDDDDDDDDDDESEDGTLERYVEFVHNTMRRYLMHDYRIRKMYLEITIDDEKVESLVDRWIKVAVLSKIEELEIEVHGEVDYMPPEFLFCAKSLKVLKCRNIVLPYYEIMELVSLTHLTLEQVSVNEDMLERIISSCPLVELNITHGYLDEVSLPWTRDVDGGVEGYGSGIVGSNLQTHPLQKFVFCSLCEDEPWPWNINVVALKNLTKLEFNCASITDNAVSKLANGLIALESLKLDSCLRLKYVNISSISLKELQISDCPDFLKVESLDSDSLELINVTIDAPNLVSFSYHCKLETSLSLIRGPNLCNAKFYPMVTESLTTEWFVELKMFLMETKVFKSLKMDLCNSHQIEVEHNQLMNAGTGLPCTLRLLTLCGIGDRTLTESSLVAFLNALFWCCHPDVLRIRTNVQNSASKLILSILKEKVKCWKDPLKSIELECIESTKLFSYFPQLEISLRISSANTVTCSSNNACFGNLADKTIDAIRVGLVYLHENVYPEITFEEIHVGR